CAATTTAATAGGCCGCCACTTGCCCCGGCGCTCACCTTTATACTGAGCGGCAAGGCCCTTTCCATTAAAATTAGCCTTCCACTTCAGAGGACCGACAGACGAGAGGGATAGGTCCGCAGAGCCATCCAGGCGGCCACGGAGCCCCCGAACATTCCTTTGAGGAGGCAGAAGCGGAAAATATGCCCCCAGCTCAATCGCCTCCATCTTGATTGATGCTACAGCCCTTAGGGAATCTTCTTTTTTCCGGTCCCTGCCCCCTGAAACCTTCAGCGTAACCTTTCCGCCACTTGGAGGTTTCTTTAAGGACACTCCCGCCAGCGATGCACCCCATTTCACCGCAGCCCCAAGGTCGGCAACATCCAGACTAATATCTGCCGCATCACGCCCATCAACATTCCAATTCGCCTGTTTGTTCAGTCGGAATTTGGCAAACGGTAGCAATATATCCAGCGCAGAAACTTTCGCGGCATCACGTCCGAGATCATATTTCCCCTTGGACTTCAATTCCACAGAAGCCAGTTTTTTTCGCTGCCAGCCACCCTTGTTTGACATGCGAAATTTCGCATCAACGTTCCCGACATTAAAATCAACGCGCCACGCCACTTCCTTCGCCGGAATAAGCGTGACGCTCGATTCACCGCCAAGCCTCGCCGATAGAAGTTGCAAATCTTCCACCGGAGGCGCAAGGCGAACGAAGGGCATGAGGTCAAACGGCTTGAACGAGGAGGCGACTTCAAGGTTTCCCGTCCTCGGATCAAATTCGGCCTCGGCAGAAAGCTCTATCGTGCCAGGCTCTGTGCACTTTCCGCTCACCTCGACAGGCAGGGGCTCATCTAGACGAAATTTATCGATCTCAATCTTTTGAAAATCACATCTCGCCCGAATGGCAGGAAGCGCCCCAAATGCGGCCGAATCGTAACTCACCTTAAGATCTGCAATCTCGATATCTCGAATGACGAAATCATATTCAGGCTCCGAGGCCGCAGGGGTGTTTTCGGCGGCCTCGGCTAAAGACACACCAAGAGAGGGAATAGTTACTAGAGAGGCACTCGACCTACGATGTGGGCCGCGCGCGCTTTTTGGGTTTCCCATTTTTTCGATAATATCGTCGAAGCTGAACTTTCCTGTCGAGTCCCTCGATGCATGCACCGTAACGCCGGAGAGGTCCAGGCTAAGGATGCTAATCTTCTTGTACAGTATCGCGGCGGGATTCAGCAGTGCTTTTACTTTCTTGATCTTGAGGAGCGATTGTTTGTCTCCCCCTACTCTGGATTTATCTTCGATTTCAAGACCCGATGCTTCGACCACAAAGAGTCCAATGGAAAGATCGTCCAGCTTAATCTTTCTTCCCAGATAGTCTGAACCGTAGCCGACCGCCAAAAGTTTCATCTGGTCCGAGGAGACGAAAAAGCGCACCGCCACCACGGCACCGACGACAAGAACCAGAAGTACGACAAGTATTCCAACCGACCACTTCAGGAAGCGGCTCATGATGTATTCTCTCTATTTGCGAAAAGCGGAGCCGGGCATTTTAACTCGGGGCCCTGAATCGAAAGCGGCACCCTTTTTTTACGGCACATCATGTCCAAGCACAACATATTTCATACTCTTTTTGTAACCGAATAAGTCGAGCCTTTTGGAAAAAATAGAAGTATGATGGGCGCGGCACTATAGAAGACCATAAATCAAGGTCATCCCGCTACTGGTCAGCCGAAAGAGGGAGGCCTCATAGCTTAGGAATTTCATAGTTTCCATGAATACGACAGCAAGAAAACTGGAGATTTTCTCGTGGTGTTTCTATGATTTTGCCAATTCCGCGTATCCCACCCTTATCGTAACCGTCGCCTACAGTGTTTATTTCAAGAAAATTGTGGCCGGAGACGGGGGCGGCGCTGATTTTCTCTGGGGAATTTCCCTTTCTGCGGCCATGCTGATCACCTCTCTACTCGGTCCGCCCCTGAGCGCAATTGCGGATCGCACCGGCTCACGAAAGCGTTTTTTGCTTATCTTCTCAGGAATATGTGTTATCGCAACACTTCTACTTACCGGCGTGGGCGCGGGCATGGTCTCCACCGGAATGATTCTTTTCATTGTCGCCACCATTGGCTTCGAGGGCTCCTTAATCTTCTACAACGCTTTTCTCCCCGAAATCGCCACCCCGGCCACCCGGGGGCGCATCAGCGGTTGGGGGTGGGGCGTAGGCTACATCGGCGGCCTTCTTTGTCTCGTTTTGGTGAAACCGCTACTTGCCGGAGGGTTCAGCCCCGAAAATCTACCCCTCTTTCGGGCCAGCTTCGCAGCCGTCGCGGTTTTTTATGCCGTGTTCACTATCCCCCTTTTCTTCTGGCTCAGAGAATCGAGCCTACCCGCCTGGCCGCAGGCCTGGGGCGATGTGAAGATGTCCGGCTCCTCGCCCGGCGCCCTCACAACCACGGCCGCTGCTTTTCGCTCATTAAGGAAAACTTTCCAGGCACTTCGCCGCCGCGAGGGCGCGCTGCGATTTTTACTCGCCTTTTTCCTCTATAACGACGGCATCGTCACCGTCATCTCGTTCAGCGCCATTTATGCGGTCACCACCCTGGGCTACACCATGGGGGAGACGCTTGAACTCTTCATCGCCGTTCAACTCTCGGCTGGCGCAGGGGCGCTGGCGCTTGGCTATCTGGCAGACTTTTGGGGAGAGAGGAAAACAATTCTCCTCACCTTGGTGAATTGGTGCATCGTCGTCATCGTCGCCTATTTTACCGAGACGAAAGCGGTTTTCTTCATCGTATCTATTCTGGCAGGCTTCTCGCTCGGCTCGTGTCAGGCGGCCAGCCGCTCGATGATGGCGCGCTTCATTCCGGCGGGTAGCACCACGCAGACCTATGCCTTCTACGGCCTGTGCGGAAAAATGAGCTCGGTGCTGGGGCCCATAGTCTTCGGCGCCATCTCGGCTGCCAGCGGAAGCCAGCGCCTGGCCATCCTCTCAATCCTGCTATTCTTCCTCGCGGGCGGGGCGCTTCTCTGGGGGGTGCCTGAGCAGGAACCCGATTCCGAGGCCCCCCTGTTGCCGTAATCAATCCAGGAACGTACAAATAGACCCGCGTGACGCCCTCACGCGGGAGATGAGAAGACATGACAAATAGTTTCCGGGAGCAAATCGTCGAGAGGCTTCGTCTCAGACTCGCCGAGGCGGATCTGCCCTTAGAGACCATCGAGACGGCGGCGGCCGAGGTGGCCTATATCCTGGGGAGGCTGGTCGATAGCCAGGCCTTTGACGCTGCGGCAAGACAGATACTCCAGCGTTACGCCGAAGATTGGGCCGAGCAATCCTCAAAGCGACTCCTTGAGACTCACGAGGAGGGCGTAGCCGATCTCGTGCATGGCATGACCGACAGCCAGGGGAGAACCCGCGCGGTTCGCGCGCTTAAACGAGCCTTGATGGATACCCTCGACGGCGTTGAGCGCCCGCCCGACGACATGGGGCTCATCGAGGATGACGATGCTTAAGACACCAGTGATCGAATACCGAAACCTGAAATGGGAGAGACGATGAACGATGCCGTACGCGTCCGGTTCGCACCCTCGAACACGGGCCACCTTCATATCGGAGGGGCGCGAACCGCGCTCTTCAACTGGTTTTTTGCCCGCCACACCGGCGGCACGGCGATCCTCCGCATCGAGGACACCGACCAGGAGCGATCGACCGAGGCGTACTACGACGCCATCATCGAGGCCTTCGAGTGGCTCGGGCTCGATTGGGACGAGGGCCCCTACCGCCAGACCGAGCGCATGGCGTTGTACACCGAGGCGGCCAAGAAAATGCTCGATGCCGGCACAGCCTATCGCTGCACCTGCACGCCTGATGAAGTGGACGAGATGCGTAAAAAAGCCCGCGCCGAGGGGAGAACGCCCAAATACGACGGCACCTGCCGGGGCCGCTATGACACGGATCCCGACCTACCCTTCTGCCTTCGCCTCAAGGTCCCCGATGAGGGGGAGACCGTGGTGGACGACCTACTTGCCGGGCCCGTCACGTTCCAGAACGACCAGCTCGACGACATGGTAATCGCCCGCACCGACGGCACGCCGACCTACAACTTTTGCGTCGCCGTGGACGACATCGACATGAGAATCACCCACGTCATCCGGGGCAACGACCACCTCTCGAACACGCCAAAACAGATTTTGGTCTATCAGGCCCTTGGCGAGTCCCCGCCGCGTTTCGTCCACATCTCGATGATCCTCGGCTCAGACAAAAAACGCCTATCGAAACGCCACGGCGCCACATCTGTTCTCGAATTCCGCGAGCAGGGCTATCTTCCCGAGGCATTCATCAACTATCTCGTTCGCCTGGGCTGGAGCCTGGGCGATCAGGAAATTTTCTCGTGCGATGAGATCATCAAAAATTTTTCAATAGAAAACCTCAACCTCTCGTCCGCCGTCTTAAACCCCGAAAAAATGCTCTGGACAAACCAGGAGTACATCATGAAAGGGGATGCGGGCAGGCTCCTTGAATTGCTTGAAGAACGTCTTCGCGCCCGCGGGCTCGCGCCCGAGCTTCTCTCGCCAGAGGCGCGCCTCGGCGTCGTCGAGGAACTCAGGACGCGCGCTAAAACGCTTGAAGAGCTAGCCGATGGCGCAGCGTTTTTCTTTTCCCCTGGCGTGACTCTCGACGAAAAAGCGGCTGCTAAATTTTTAATATCCGATATCGCCGCCCCCCTCGGGCGGGTTCGCGAGGCCATCGCCGGCGTCGAGCCCTTTGCTCCCGAGGGCATTAAAGAGGTATTCGAGGGCGTGCTGGAGGCCGAGGACATGAAACTGGGCAAGCTGGCCCAACCCGTGCGCGTCGCCATCACAGGCGGCACCAAGAGCCCGGGAATCTTCGAGACGCTGGCGCTACTCGGCAAAGAGCGCTCCCTAGAGCGCCTCGACGCAGCCCTGGCCCGCATCGAAAACCCCTAAACCACAAATAGCGCCCAGTGGTTTGCCTGAAAAGGGATTTTTTATTAAACTCGCCGCGAATTTCGGGTGGTCCGGGACGTCCAGAGTTTCCCGGGCGGATTCGCCCCGAGCTTCGTTGGGGGATCGTCTAGCGGCAGGACACCACACTCTGGATGTGGGAACTCAGGTTCGAATCCTGGTCCCCCAACCACTCTATTTCTTATCCTTCGATAATTCGAATTTCATTTCAGATTACTCGCCAAAGCCCCGGTATTACGGGGCATAGCCCAAATTTAAAATACACTCTTATCTAGAGAGACGCTCCAGTCCCTCAATCTTCACTCCAGCTAGCTAAAAATCTCCGCGGGCCCTTTTCGTAGTCCCACTTGAGGGGCTTCCACGCCATTGTATTGAGTATACATTTCGGATTTTCTAGGTTTTTGGGGGGGAGGAGATGACCCCCCAAGATAGGAGGGGAAAGCATATTTTTGAGCGCGGGCAGCCTAGCTTAGGTAAAACCCAGCGTTTCTCTTTGCTCTTTCCAGTCCAGCGGGAAACGGGTATCGCGCATCAGGCGGGAGGCCGTGAGCTCTGGCGGCTGGCGGCCATTAAGAATGGCTTTTGTAATATCTGGGGAGAGGAACGTAAGCCTCACAATACGCGTAAAATAGGAACTCTCTACCTTTTCACTTCTGGCGATTTCCCTAAGGCCCGGCGCCGACGACCCGGAAATCGTCGGCGGGCTTCGAATTTTTGACAACACGGACCCCGTGAATCCCAAATTTATTAATTATGTTGAAACAGATGGGGCCGGAGTCCACCGGCCCGTTTACGACAAAAACCGCAAACTCCTCTATAGCTCAAGCAATAAAGACGGTTTCGATAAATGGGTATTGCTGATACATGACATGAAAGACCCTTGGGCCCCCGAGCTTATTGGCACGGCATGGGTCCCTGGCCAGCGCGAGGGAGAGGAAATTACATGGGACCTTCCATGGGCACCGGATGCAGTCGGACATGGGTGCCAAATTCATGAAGGGAATCCTTTCGGGAACTATGTAACAGCCGGGTGCTGGGACGCAGGAGTCGCTCTGTTTGATCTGACCGACCCGGCAAAACCCGAATTCATGTGGCGCCACAGCCCCCACGAGACGCATGGCTGGTCAGGTGGATATCACACTTTTCTCGTACCCCCGGGATCAGAGTTCGCGATCGCTACCCACGAAACCGTAACAGTAAACTGTGAATACCCACCTGCGTTTGTGTCTTTTTACGACATGCGAAACATCAATGAGCCGCTCCTGGCAAGTACGTTTCAACCCTACCCGATTGACCCGCTCACGATGCGACCACTCGATAATTCATGGTGCGAAACGGGAAGCCGGTATGGGGCGCATAACGTCTGGCTTGATATGGAAAAAGACGACCTGATGTACATCTGCTGGTTCAATGCGGGATTACGAATCGTAGACTGGTCGAATCCATTTGAGCCAAAGGAAGTGGGGTACTACATTCCGGCAGGAAACAAGGAAAGATTCTGCCCGCAAAGCAACGATGTCTTTGTCGATAAAAAGACGGGGCTAATCTACATGAGCGACCGCTGGGGGCTGGGCTTACATATTCTTGAATACACGGGTTAATTTTGGATGAGGCGCAGTGGATGGGAAAGGATAAAGTGGTGCGATGAATTTATAGCTGGTGTGCCCTGGTCCAGCGATATTCAGATCGAATTTGCTTGAAAGTATTGCCATAGTATTTTATTGACAATAAAGATATCTAGCTAATAGCTATTCTTACCCTAAGCAAGAAGGGCATTTTTTAGCAAACACCTCCATTCATTACTTTATCAAAAATCATGTAATTCTAATTCATCGAAATTATTGAACTGTGTTGACACAATTCAATTTAAGCCAGATGTAATTTATTTTCATTTCTTATCTACTCAAATCGTATAGGGAGACATTCGAATGAGCAGGCTTCCAGACATTTCCGAGGATCAATTAACCGAGGAACAGAAACCAACATATGATGAGTTGACTGCCGGGCGCGGGGTTCGAGGCCCCTTTAATGCATGGTTGAGAGTTCCCGAGTTCGCCGATCTCGCTCAAAAAATGGGCAATTACCTTCGTTTTCGCAGCTCTGTTTCCAAAAAATTAATCGAGTTCGCCGTCACGATCACTACTCGTCACTTAAGCGCACAATACGGATTCCTGTCGCACTCCAAACAGGCCCAGGAATTGGGCGTGAGTCCAGATGTCATTTCTGCAATCATTGAACGAAGAAAACCTAATTTTCAAGATGCGGAAGAAGAAGCCGTTTACGATTTTTGCCAGGAGTTGAACGTAGAGCATGTTGTAAGTGATTCAACTTATCAGGTGGCTTTGAAAAAATTTGGAGAAAAGGGCGTGGTTGATCTCATTGCCGCCTGTGGTTATTACACCCTCGTTTCGATGACGCTCAATGCGACGAATGTAGGTATTGCCGAGGGAATAGATCCCCCGCTTCCAGACTAACCACAGGGTGGGCGGACTCCATATCCTTCACAAAAAAAGTGATATAGCGGAAACCTCTCCTTGAATCAGTCAATGCCTCTTCAGAGGGAGTGGCGGGCTTTCGATATTAAGGAGCTTGAGCAACATATCGCCGAATCGAAGGGCATGACGCCTGAGTTTGTTCCGGGCAAAACCAGCCCTCTGGACAAACTGCGCCGGGTGCTCCAAGACATCCACCTCCTCAAATCCGAGAACATCCATGTAAAAAGCCTCCATTGCTTTGATGTTCCACGTTGCGATCCCTATATCCACGCTGCTCTGCGCTATATCAAGCATATCTAACCGCAAATCATCAATTGTATAAGTTTATCGGCCCGATCCTGCTTATCGAGATCACGACAGGTATCGATGATCTCCTGGAATTGGCTCGCTGGGATCGGTATGCCGGGAATGATGTCGATTATTCGGCGCGCCTCCTCGTTGAAATCCCACGCAAATTCTAATCCAGTGGATTGTTTTGTGTAGCTCTTGCCGTCTTTGGTGAAGATCGTGATTCGCGGGCCAAAGAGCGTCATCTGGTGAGATGGAATAATCTTCACTCGATTCATGAGTTCGAGCACCTCGGGCGGATCGTCAGCCCCAGTCAGATCGATATTTAGCCCTCGCAATACAGGATAGCTGCGCTTCACTACTCCATAAGCCGTGTAATAAGAGGTGCCTCCCACCCTTGGCTCCCCATCTTCTCGCCGGCTCGGGAAGGCAGGACTGGGATATTGCGTCTCAAGCCAATTTACCACGGCCTCGATACGATCAACGTCTTCATAGTTGATATTGTTTTCCTCACAAAGGCTCGCCGTAACATCAATGTGGGCCAGGTTGTATCCCGTTATGGAATAGATGCGGTAGAGCGTCTCAAGAAACATCCATTCTTTTCCCAGATTGGCTGTGATGTTATCCAGACTGGTTTTGGTGTCGCCGACAAAACTGCGGGTGAGATCCCCCCTATTGTTGCCCGTATAGGCGTGATAAAAACCCGCATCCCCTTCGAGAACGGTTTCACCACCGATGTGCCCCCGCTTGGCCAACGCGACAGCCAACATGGCGTTACGTACAGCCGCGC
This Nitrospinaceae bacterium DNA region includes the following protein-coding sequences:
- a CDS encoding carboxymuconolactone decarboxylase family protein, with the protein product MSRLPDISEDQLTEEQKPTYDELTAGRGVRGPFNAWLRVPEFADLAQKMGNYLRFRSSVSKKLIEFAVTITTRHLSAQYGFLSHSKQAQELGVSPDVISAIIERRKPNFQDAEEEAVYDFCQELNVEHVVSDSTYQVALKKFGEKGVVDLIAACGYYTLVSMTLNATNVGIAEGIDPPLPD
- the gltX gene encoding glutamate--tRNA ligase encodes the protein MNDAVRVRFAPSNTGHLHIGGARTALFNWFFARHTGGTAILRIEDTDQERSTEAYYDAIIEAFEWLGLDWDEGPYRQTERMALYTEAAKKMLDAGTAYRCTCTPDEVDEMRKKARAEGRTPKYDGTCRGRYDTDPDLPFCLRLKVPDEGETVVDDLLAGPVTFQNDQLDDMVIARTDGTPTYNFCVAVDDIDMRITHVIRGNDHLSNTPKQILVYQALGESPPRFVHISMILGSDKKRLSKRHGATSVLEFREQGYLPEAFINYLVRLGWSLGDQEIFSCDEIIKNFSIENLNLSSAVLNPEKMLWTNQEYIMKGDAGRLLELLEERLRARGLAPELLSPEARLGVVEELRTRAKTLEELADGAAFFFSPGVTLDEKAAAKFLISDIAAPLGRVREAIAGVEPFAPEGIKEVFEGVLEAEDMKLGKLAQPVRVAITGGTKSPGIFETLALLGKERSLERLDAALARIENP
- a CDS encoding MFS transporter encodes the protein MNTTARKLEIFSWCFYDFANSAYPTLIVTVAYSVYFKKIVAGDGGGADFLWGISLSAAMLITSLLGPPLSAIADRTGSRKRFLLIFSGICVIATLLLTGVGAGMVSTGMILFIVATIGFEGSLIFYNAFLPEIATPATRGRISGWGWGVGYIGGLLCLVLVKPLLAGGFSPENLPLFRASFAAVAVFYAVFTIPLFFWLRESSLPAWPQAWGDVKMSGSSPGALTTTAAAFRSLRKTFQALRRREGALRFLLAFFLYNDGIVTVISFSAIYAVTTLGYTMGETLELFIAVQLSAGAGALALGYLADFWGERKTILLTLVNWCIVVIVAYFTETKAVFFIVSILAGFSLGSCQAASRSMMARFIPAGSTTQTYAFYGLCGKMSSVLGPIVFGAISAASGSQRLAILSILLFFLAGGALLWGVPEQEPDSEAPLLP